A region from the Corallococcus caeni genome encodes:
- a CDS encoding patatin-like phospholipase family protein encodes MSQSLTLLAGPDALRILRERGLRAEDVDILPGASGGPKWLGLEGIDRVLFGELLQQPRTRPLHLIGSSIGSWRLACLAQKDPVAALRRFADAYLEQRYPVKPPPSLVSEVSATVLEALLGPDGAEQILTHPWARLHVVTTRCKGLLASEQSSVQLAGFVLGALANAVSRRTLGLYMERVVFHTAGDSSPFAGLKDLPSVHRPLTRDNLRPALIASGSIPLVLAGVHDIPGAPAGTYRDGGVVDYHLDVDYGAGDGLVLYPHFYPYVVPGWFDKSLKWRRAGPLNFRRALIITPSPAHLARLPGGRIPDRSDFTNMKAEDRIRAWKQVLTEGDRMADELRELLATGRIADHVQAL; translated from the coding sequence ATGAGCCAGAGCCTGACCTTGCTTGCGGGCCCCGACGCCCTGCGCATCCTCCGGGAGCGCGGACTGCGCGCGGAGGACGTGGACATCCTTCCGGGCGCTTCGGGAGGACCGAAGTGGCTGGGGCTGGAGGGAATCGACCGCGTCCTCTTCGGCGAGCTCCTCCAGCAGCCGCGCACCCGGCCGCTGCACCTCATCGGCAGCTCCATCGGGAGCTGGCGGCTGGCGTGCCTGGCGCAGAAGGATCCGGTGGCCGCGCTCAGGCGCTTCGCGGACGCGTACCTGGAGCAGCGCTATCCGGTGAAGCCCCCGCCCTCGCTGGTCAGCGAGGTGAGCGCCACCGTCCTCGAAGCGCTCCTGGGTCCGGACGGCGCGGAGCAGATCCTGACGCACCCGTGGGCGCGGCTGCACGTGGTGACGACCCGGTGCAAGGGCCTGCTGGCGTCGGAACAGTCCAGCGTGCAGCTCGCGGGCTTCGTGCTGGGCGCACTGGCGAACGCGGTGAGCCGCCGGACGCTCGGGCTCTACATGGAGCGCGTGGTCTTCCACACCGCTGGGGACAGCAGTCCCTTCGCCGGACTCAAGGACCTGCCGTCGGTCCACCGCCCCCTCACCCGCGACAATCTGCGGCCGGCGCTCATCGCGTCGGGTTCCATTCCGCTGGTGCTCGCGGGCGTCCATGACATCCCGGGTGCGCCTGCCGGTACGTACCGGGATGGCGGCGTCGTCGACTACCACCTGGACGTCGACTACGGCGCGGGTGATGGACTGGTGCTCTACCCGCACTTCTATCCGTACGTCGTGCCCGGCTGGTTCGACAAGTCGCTCAAGTGGCGCCGCGCGGGCCCGCTCAACTTCCGCCGCGCGCTGATCATCACGCCGTCACCCGCGCATCTGGCGCGGCTGCCCGGTGGGCGCATCCCGGACCGTTCCGACTTCACGAACATGAAGGCCGAGGACCGCATCCGCGCGTGGAAGCAGGTGCTGACCGAGGGCGACCGCATGGCCGACGAGCTGCGCGAGTTGCTCGCCACCGGCCGCATCGCGGATCACGTCCAGGCGCTGTAG
- a CDS encoding lipase family alpha/beta hydrolase: MSSQSSPGVRKNADVLRGASRLAVQATRGVMGLVEEMHCTIASGPAVLGRPLERPVRAVTGWLYGTLQGVTRHVGAGLDAVLAQLSPWLGDSAPGPQREAVVSALNGVLGDALAEEGNPLAIPMAFRVHGQPLRLEPEALREALPQAGSRLLVLVHGSSMNDLQWSRRGHDHGAALARDLGFTPVYLHYNSGLHISRNGRAFSELLEQLVSCWPVPLESLTLVGHSMGGLVARSACLTAEAAGHGWRPLLSGLVCLGSPHHGSPLERGGSWVDVLLEISPYSAPFARLGRIRSAGVTDLRFGNVLDAHWEGRERFGWGGDARRGLMLPEGVECYAVAATTAKAMAERLPGDGLVPVDSALGRHAQPELTLRFPEANQRIILGANHMDLLDHPEVYAALRTWLA, encoded by the coding sequence ATGAGCAGCCAGTCATCGCCGGGAGTGCGGAAGAACGCCGACGTCTTGCGTGGGGCCAGCCGCCTGGCGGTTCAGGCCACCCGGGGCGTGATGGGGCTCGTGGAGGAGATGCACTGCACGATCGCCAGTGGACCGGCCGTGCTGGGCAGGCCGCTGGAGCGCCCGGTGCGGGCCGTGACGGGGTGGCTTTACGGAACGCTCCAGGGCGTCACCCGGCACGTCGGGGCGGGGCTCGATGCCGTGCTCGCGCAGCTCTCGCCGTGGCTGGGTGACAGCGCCCCCGGCCCCCAGCGGGAGGCGGTGGTCTCCGCGCTGAACGGCGTGCTGGGGGATGCGCTGGCGGAGGAGGGCAACCCGCTCGCCATCCCGATGGCGTTCCGGGTCCACGGGCAGCCGCTGCGCCTGGAGCCCGAGGCCCTGCGCGAAGCCCTTCCACAGGCGGGGAGCCGGCTGCTCGTGCTGGTCCATGGCTCGTCGATGAACGACCTGCAATGGAGCCGGCGGGGGCATGACCATGGCGCGGCGCTGGCACGCGACCTGGGCTTCACGCCTGTGTATCTCCACTACAACAGCGGTCTGCACATCTCGCGGAACGGGCGCGCGTTCTCGGAGCTGCTGGAGCAGCTCGTGTCCTGCTGGCCCGTGCCGCTCGAATCGCTGACGCTCGTGGGCCACAGCATGGGGGGACTCGTGGCCCGGAGCGCGTGCCTCACGGCGGAGGCGGCGGGGCATGGCTGGCGTCCCTTGCTGAGTGGGCTCGTCTGCCTGGGTTCACCCCACCACGGATCGCCGCTGGAGCGCGGTGGAAGCTGGGTGGACGTGCTGCTGGAAATCAGTCCCTACAGCGCGCCGTTCGCGCGCCTGGGACGGATCCGCAGTGCCGGGGTCACGGACCTGCGCTTCGGCAACGTGCTCGACGCGCACTGGGAGGGGCGGGAGCGCTTCGGGTGGGGTGGGGATGCGCGGCGCGGCCTCATGCTGCCGGAGGGCGTGGAGTGCTACGCGGTCGCGGCGACCACCGCGAAGGCAATGGCGGAGCGGCTGCCCGGTGACGGACTGGTCCCCGTGGACAGCGCGCTCGGGCGCCATGCACAGCCGGAGCTGACGCTGCGGTTCCCGGAAGCGAACCAGCGCATCATCCTGGGCGCGAACCACATGGACCTGCTCGACCACCCGGAAGTCTACGCCGCGCTGCGCACGTGGCTCGCCTGA
- a CDS encoding pyridoxamine 5'-phosphate oxidase family protein codes for MGRFAKLAFTPAVKALQEQFGSRAAYARVERTGDAPDVLTDDEAEFLSQRDSFYMASIGSNGWPYIQHRGGPQGFVRVLDAHTLGFADYRGNKQYISAGNVSENDRVALIFVDYPNRARLKVLARASVITRETDAATLDRLAVPGYGAKVERGFVLKLEGFDWNCPQHITPRFTEAEVDTAMRPMVSELHTLRAENRALRDELERLKRSPV; via the coding sequence ATGGGACGATTCGCAAAACTCGCCTTCACCCCCGCGGTCAAGGCGCTCCAGGAACAGTTCGGCAGCCGCGCGGCCTACGCCCGTGTCGAGCGAACGGGAGACGCGCCGGATGTGCTCACCGACGACGAGGCGGAGTTCCTCTCGCAGCGCGACAGCTTCTACATGGCGAGCATCGGCTCCAACGGCTGGCCCTACATCCAGCACCGGGGCGGGCCCCAGGGCTTCGTCCGGGTGCTGGACGCCCATACGCTGGGCTTCGCGGACTACCGGGGGAACAAGCAGTACATCTCCGCGGGCAACGTCAGCGAGAACGACCGGGTCGCGCTCATCTTCGTGGACTACCCGAACCGGGCGCGCCTGAAGGTCCTGGCGCGCGCGTCCGTCATCACTCGCGAAACGGATGCCGCCACGCTCGATCGCCTGGCGGTCCCCGGGTACGGCGCGAAGGTCGAGCGCGGCTTCGTGCTCAAGCTCGAAGGCTTCGACTGGAACTGTCCCCAGCACATCACGCCAAGGTTCACCGAGGCCGAAGTCGACACCGCGATGCGCCCGATGGTGAGCGAGCTCCACACGCTCCGCGCCGAGAACCGGGCCCTGCGCGACGAGCTGGAGCGCTTGAAACGGTCCCCCGTTTGA
- a CDS encoding LysR family transcriptional regulator — MDQLFTLRTFVAVARQGSFTAASRRLRISPSVATRAIAQLEERLGLALLTRTTRSVRLTERGQVYLESCQRLLEDMDEAERHVRGENAEPRGELSLSAPIVFGRLHVLPVVQELLAAHPALSVRLHLSDRNQHLVDEGIDAAVRLGDLKDSGLIALKVGTVRRVLVASPRYVKRRGTPRSPAELIRHELIAFENLDATNEWRFGEKEKPVRVQPRLILNSADTAIAAAERGMGIARTLSYQVADAVLAGRLVLLLGAFAPPPVPVSLIYPGRRSASANVGAFVRTARSHFEEHPLLPVEAWRASRGT, encoded by the coding sequence ATGGACCAGCTCTTCACGCTCCGGACGTTCGTCGCCGTGGCCCGGCAGGGAAGCTTCACGGCCGCCTCCCGCAGGCTCCGCATCTCCCCTTCCGTGGCGACGCGGGCCATTGCCCAGTTGGAGGAGCGCCTGGGCCTCGCGCTCCTCACCCGCACCACCCGCTCCGTGCGGCTCACCGAGCGCGGTCAGGTCTACCTGGAGAGCTGCCAGCGGTTGCTCGAGGACATGGACGAAGCCGAGCGCCACGTCCGGGGTGAGAACGCCGAGCCACGAGGCGAGCTCAGCCTCTCCGCGCCCATCGTCTTCGGGAGGCTCCACGTCCTACCGGTGGTCCAGGAGCTGCTCGCCGCGCATCCGGCGCTGTCCGTCCGGTTGCACCTGTCGGACCGGAACCAGCACCTCGTGGACGAAGGCATCGACGCGGCCGTGCGCCTGGGGGACCTGAAGGACAGCGGGCTGATCGCCCTCAAGGTAGGCACCGTCCGCCGCGTGCTGGTGGCCAGCCCTCGGTACGTGAAGCGGCGAGGGACGCCCCGGTCGCCCGCCGAGCTGATCCGCCACGAGCTGATCGCCTTCGAGAACCTCGACGCGACGAACGAGTGGCGCTTCGGCGAGAAGGAGAAGCCGGTCCGCGTCCAGCCCCGCCTCATCCTCAACAGCGCCGACACGGCCATCGCGGCGGCGGAGCGGGGAATGGGCATCGCGCGCACGCTCTCGTACCAGGTGGCGGATGCCGTGCTCGCGGGACGCCTGGTCCTGCTCCTCGGGGCCTTCGCGCCACCGCCGGTCCCTGTGAGCCTCATCTACCCCGGACGCCGCAGTGCCTCCGCGAACGTGGGCGCGTTCGTCCGCACGGCGCGCAGCCACTTCGAGGAGCACCCGCTCCTGCCCGTCGAGGCGTGGCGCGCGTCCCGAGGCACTTGA
- a CDS encoding GNAT family N-acetyltransferase: MTELDRPVWASLTTFHVSVAEGDARARRFVPDVNLFASARDDAPEAQAALAALVRPGERVYVLQVPPVLVPAGLRAIKTAGGVQMVATRRLTEERETEIEPLTDADAPEMLALASLTEPGPFLARTHRMGRFVGIRRGGRLVAMAGERMRFPGHTEVSGVCTHPDFRGQGLARRLSTAVVAAIQQRGDRAFLHAWTTNTSAIALYRSLGFEVRAEVHVAVLERDPNG; this comes from the coding sequence ATGACTGAACTCGACCGTCCTGTCTGGGCATCCCTCACCACATTCCACGTCTCGGTGGCCGAAGGCGACGCGCGTGCCAGACGGTTCGTTCCAGACGTCAACCTCTTCGCCTCGGCGCGGGATGACGCGCCCGAAGCCCAGGCGGCGCTCGCGGCACTGGTGCGTCCCGGTGAACGGGTCTACGTCCTACAGGTGCCTCCTGTCCTGGTGCCAGCGGGTCTGCGCGCCATCAAGACCGCCGGTGGCGTGCAGATGGTCGCTACCCGGCGGCTGACCGAAGAGCGCGAGACCGAGATTGAACCGCTCACCGACGCCGACGCGCCCGAGATGCTTGCGCTGGCCTCGCTGACCGAGCCCGGTCCCTTCCTGGCTCGAACGCATCGGATGGGGCGCTTTGTGGGCATCCGGCGTGGCGGCAGGCTCGTCGCCATGGCGGGGGAGCGCATGCGTTTCCCCGGCCACACAGAGGTGAGCGGGGTCTGCACCCATCCGGACTTCCGGGGGCAGGGTCTGGCACGCCGACTGTCGACAGCCGTTGTCGCGGCCATTCAGCAGCGCGGTGACCGTGCCTTCCTGCATGCGTGGACGACCAATACCTCTGCCATTGCGCTCTACCGCAGCCTCGGTTTCGAGGTGCGTGCGGAGGTCCATGTGGCGGTCCTGGAGCGGGACCCCAACGGGTGA
- a CDS encoding MarR family winged helix-turn-helix transcriptional regulator has translation MAGSNEDALRGLGHLALGTRLKRLGDRLQAHAQVVLDEAKVPVPASHLPPLAALDSGGAMTVGDLSRALGVTQPGVTRMTGALEAAGLVRSGAAEDDGRARVIELTPAGRSLLARLKRHTFPLIEAAVREACGDDPGRLLGQLAVLEDALEELPLAARAARLAKGARRHD, from the coding sequence ATGGCAGGCTCGAACGAAGATGCCCTGAGGGGGCTCGGCCACCTTGCGCTCGGCACACGTCTGAAGCGCCTGGGAGATCGACTTCAGGCGCACGCGCAGGTCGTTCTCGACGAGGCGAAGGTGCCGGTGCCCGCCTCGCACCTGCCACCGCTGGCGGCGCTGGACAGCGGTGGGGCGATGACCGTTGGCGACCTCTCGCGTGCCCTCGGTGTGACGCAGCCAGGTGTGACGCGCATGACGGGCGCGCTCGAGGCCGCGGGATTGGTTCGCTCGGGTGCTGCCGAGGACGATGGTCGCGCGCGCGTCATCGAGCTGACCCCGGCCGGCCGGAGCCTGTTGGCGCGCTTGAAGCGGCACACGTTCCCGCTCATCGAGGCCGCGGTGCGCGAGGCCTGCGGCGATGATCCGGGACGCCTCCTTGGGCAGCTGGCCGTATTGGAGGACGCCCTCGAGGAGCTGCCACTCGCCGCCCGTGCGGCCCGGCTCGCGAAAGGAGCTCGTCGGCATGACTGA
- a CDS encoding S1 RNA-binding domain-containing protein: protein MSDEKSGGNSGGPGGFGPKKPKATFGDVMLGIPSGGQGNERGGGRGGRDEKSGPGRGERGPRDAQSQPRPQGDAPRGGGERGGGRGGERRGGSGGGERRPSGPMVVVKRASGSIETRALEGEKPAEATATAEQTGADAQASAASTPAPAPRPVTPAPAPSSPLYEEVPETESFADMFEAQVKDGGAPGRRGVRIGEKVAGTIFQLGADTAFVSLDGSAKSEAMIELRELKDDEGILRFGVGDRLEAHVVEMGARGILLSRALAKGNASFAMLAEARASGMPVEGLVLSVNKGGVEVAIGETRAFCPISQLDIRFVEKPDQFIGEKLQFRVTEVRDRNVVLSRRSLLEDEQRRLATETRKNLAVGKTVKGKVSGVRDFGVFVDLGGVEGMIPVSELSYTRVAHPSDVVKQGDEVEVEILRMEEGQPNSPDKSKQKERITLSLRSRQEDPFKKALEEIKEGDRMQGKVVRLQPFGAFVELRPGVDGLVHISALSDRRIAHPRDAVKEGEVIWVSVEKIDPNDKRIGLRRISEEEAQRPPEERAAQQAKAAAAPKEPAAPRPTVGAVVTGKVDRLEPYGVFLAFPGGKGLIPASETGTDRGTDMRKHFSIGQELKVAIIDIDASGKIRLSIPAAVRAEERAEVEAWQKTQQPQGAGKKGFGTFADLLSKLGK, encoded by the coding sequence GTGAGCGACGAGAAGAGCGGCGGTAATTCGGGCGGTCCTGGCGGTTTCGGTCCCAAGAAGCCGAAGGCCACGTTTGGCGACGTGATGCTGGGCATCCCTTCGGGGGGCCAGGGCAACGAGCGCGGCGGTGGCCGTGGCGGTCGCGACGAGAAGAGCGGCCCGGGCCGCGGCGAGCGCGGTCCGCGCGACGCCCAGTCGCAGCCCCGTCCCCAGGGCGACGCGCCCCGCGGTGGCGGTGAGCGCGGCGGTGGCCGTGGCGGCGAGCGCCGGGGTGGCAGCGGGGGCGGCGAGCGCCGTCCCTCCGGCCCCATGGTGGTCGTGAAGCGCGCCTCGGGCTCCATCGAGACGCGCGCCCTGGAGGGTGAGAAGCCCGCCGAGGCGACCGCGACCGCGGAGCAGACAGGCGCCGACGCGCAGGCCTCCGCGGCCTCCACGCCGGCCCCGGCGCCGCGTCCGGTGACGCCGGCTCCCGCGCCCTCCAGCCCCCTGTACGAGGAGGTCCCGGAGACGGAGTCCTTCGCGGACATGTTCGAGGCGCAGGTCAAGGACGGTGGCGCTCCCGGCCGCCGCGGCGTGCGCATTGGCGAGAAGGTCGCCGGCACCATCTTCCAGCTGGGCGCGGACACCGCGTTCGTGTCGCTGGACGGCTCGGCCAAGTCCGAGGCGATGATCGAGCTGCGCGAGCTCAAGGACGACGAGGGCATCCTGCGCTTCGGCGTGGGTGACCGTCTGGAGGCGCACGTCGTGGAGATGGGCGCCCGGGGCATCCTGCTCAGCCGCGCGCTGGCCAAGGGCAACGCGTCCTTCGCGATGCTCGCGGAGGCCCGCGCCTCCGGCATGCCGGTGGAGGGCCTGGTCCTCAGCGTGAACAAGGGTGGCGTGGAAGTCGCCATCGGTGAGACGCGCGCCTTCTGCCCCATCAGCCAGCTGGACATCCGCTTCGTGGAGAAGCCGGATCAGTTCATCGGCGAGAAGCTCCAGTTCCGCGTGACGGAAGTGCGCGATCGCAACGTGGTGCTGTCGCGCCGCTCGCTGCTGGAGGACGAGCAGCGCCGGCTGGCCACGGAGACGCGCAAGAACCTGGCCGTCGGCAAGACGGTCAAGGGCAAGGTCTCCGGCGTGCGCGACTTCGGCGTGTTCGTGGACCTGGGCGGCGTGGAGGGCATGATCCCCGTCTCCGAGCTCTCCTACACGCGCGTCGCGCATCCCAGCGACGTGGTGAAGCAGGGCGACGAGGTGGAGGTGGAGATCCTCCGCATGGAGGAGGGCCAGCCCAACTCCCCTGACAAGTCCAAGCAGAAGGAGCGCATCACCCTGTCGCTGCGCTCGCGTCAGGAGGATCCGTTCAAGAAGGCGCTGGAGGAGATCAAGGAGGGCGACCGCATGCAGGGCAAGGTCGTCCGGCTCCAGCCCTTCGGCGCGTTCGTGGAGCTGCGCCCGGGCGTGGACGGCCTGGTGCACATCTCCGCGCTGAGCGACCGGCGCATCGCGCACCCGCGCGACGCGGTGAAGGAAGGCGAGGTCATCTGGGTCTCCGTCGAGAAGATCGACCCCAATGACAAGCGCATCGGCCTGCGCCGCATCTCCGAGGAGGAGGCCCAGCGTCCTCCCGAGGAGCGTGCCGCGCAGCAGGCCAAGGCCGCCGCTGCTCCCAAGGAGCCCGCGGCGCCCCGTCCCACGGTGGGCGCGGTCGTCACCGGCAAGGTGGACCGGCTGGAGCCCTACGGCGTGTTCCTCGCGTTCCCGGGCGGCAAGGGCCTCATCCCGGCCAGCGAGACGGGCACGGATCGCGGCACGGACATGCGCAAGCACTTCAGCATCGGGCAGGAGCTGAAGGTGGCGATCATCGACATCGACGCCTCCGGGAAGATCCGCCTGTCCATCCCCGCGGCCGTCCGCGCGGAGGAGCGCGCGGAAGTCGAGGCGTGGCAGAAGACGCAGCAGCCGCAGGGCGCTGGCAAGAAGGGCTTCGGCACCTTCGCGGATCTGCTCAGCAAGCTGGGCAAGTAG
- the murJ gene encoding murein biosynthesis integral membrane protein MurJ, with amino-acid sequence MLVGIGILASRLMGLVRERVFAHYLGNAEAAAVFKAALRIPNFLQNLFGEGVLSGSFIPVYAQLLGKKDADEADRVAGAVFGLLALATGVMVALGMLATPLFVDLIAPGFQGGERDLAVRLVRILFPGTGFLVLSAWCLGILNSHRRFLLSYLAPVVWNIVIIATLLVMGGRYTAGGRAAEEALTEWLAYGVVLGSFLQFAVQVPTVMRLLGRFRPVVSLASASVRQVMKNFGPVVLGRGVVQFSAWVDTAFASLISNRALSSLLYAQTIYLIPVSLFGMAVSAAELPEMARATAEGEAQAHAKLRSRIDAGSRRIAFWVVPSAAALLFLGDLVSGALLQTGRFGAADSRYLWYLLMGAAVGLVASTVGRLYASAFYALKDPKTPLRYAIVRVALGTVKAWFLALWLPERLGLPRELGAAFLTLSSGIVAWVETTLLRRKLRSMVGPVGLPAGLLPRLYGAAVVGGLVALAVKQGLTGLLGPMPGVGVEWGGALLVPPRLHPVLGLLATAVPFGVVYFAVSAALGVPEAGAVFRKVGRKLGLAR; translated from the coding sequence ATGCTGGTGGGCATCGGCATCCTGGCGTCGCGGCTGATGGGCCTGGTGCGCGAGCGCGTCTTCGCGCACTACCTGGGCAACGCGGAGGCCGCCGCCGTCTTCAAGGCCGCGCTGCGCATCCCCAACTTCCTCCAGAACCTCTTTGGCGAGGGCGTGCTGTCCGGCTCCTTCATCCCCGTCTACGCCCAGCTTCTGGGCAAGAAGGACGCGGACGAGGCGGACCGGGTCGCGGGCGCGGTGTTCGGGCTGCTGGCCCTGGCCACGGGCGTGATGGTGGCGCTGGGCATGCTGGCCACGCCCCTGTTCGTGGACCTCATCGCGCCGGGCTTCCAGGGCGGCGAGCGCGACCTGGCCGTGCGGCTGGTGCGCATCCTCTTCCCCGGCACGGGCTTCCTGGTGCTGAGCGCGTGGTGCCTGGGCATCCTCAACAGCCACCGGCGCTTCCTGCTGTCCTACCTGGCGCCGGTGGTGTGGAACATCGTCATCATCGCCACGCTGCTGGTGATGGGCGGCCGGTACACGGCCGGCGGCCGCGCCGCGGAGGAGGCCCTGACGGAGTGGCTGGCCTACGGCGTCGTGCTGGGCAGCTTCCTCCAGTTCGCGGTGCAGGTGCCCACGGTGATGCGCCTGCTGGGCCGCTTCCGCCCGGTGGTGTCGCTGGCGAGCGCGTCGGTGCGCCAGGTGATGAAGAACTTCGGCCCGGTGGTGCTGGGGCGCGGCGTGGTGCAGTTCAGCGCGTGGGTGGACACCGCGTTCGCGTCGCTCATCTCCAACCGCGCGCTGTCCTCGCTGCTCTACGCTCAGACCATCTACCTCATCCCGGTGAGCCTCTTCGGCATGGCGGTGTCCGCGGCGGAGCTGCCGGAGATGGCGCGCGCCACGGCGGAAGGGGAGGCCCAGGCGCACGCGAAGCTGCGAAGCCGCATCGACGCGGGCTCGCGGCGCATCGCCTTCTGGGTGGTGCCGTCCGCCGCCGCGCTGCTGTTCCTGGGGGACCTGGTGAGCGGCGCGCTCCTGCAGACGGGCCGCTTCGGCGCGGCGGACTCGCGCTACCTCTGGTACCTGCTGATGGGCGCGGCGGTGGGGCTGGTGGCCTCCACCGTGGGCCGGCTGTACGCGTCCGCCTTCTACGCGCTGAAGGATCCGAAGACGCCCCTGCGCTACGCCATCGTGCGCGTGGCCCTGGGCACCGTGAAGGCGTGGTTCCTGGCGCTGTGGCTGCCGGAGCGGCTGGGGCTGCCCCGGGAGCTGGGCGCGGCCTTCCTCACGCTGTCCAGCGGCATCGTGGCCTGGGTGGAGACCACGCTCCTGCGCCGCAAGCTGCGCTCCATGGTCGGGCCCGTGGGCCTGCCGGCGGGGCTGCTGCCCCGGCTGTATGGCGCGGCGGTGGTGGGCGGGCTCGTGGCGCTGGCCGTCAAGCAGGGCCTCACCGGCCTCCTGGGCCCCATGCCCGGGGTGGGCGTGGAGTGGGGCGGGGCGCTGCTGGTGCCGCCCCGGCTGCACCCGGTGCTGGGGCTCCTGGCGACGGCGGTGCCCTTCGGGGTCGTCTACTTCGCGGTGTCCGCCGCGCTGGGCGTCCCGGAGGCGGGCGCCGTCTTCCGCAAGGTGGGCCGGAAGCTGGGGCTCGCCCGGTAG
- a CDS encoding ferritin family protein, with the protein MAGKSDTERSDVARIRAVLARELETINEYEAYAEDSSNPEVRAFFLHLAAEEKEHVSEATHMLRMLDKGQDTHFAKPFVPGHFQAAVAGAPAEPALPVAAAPPPPVVTQAPPAVGRLTTEPLTNLPPQRLIYGVPAPPPSANSHPLTIGSLRRGGGGGSGSGR; encoded by the coding sequence ATGGCCGGAAAGTCCGACACCGAGCGGTCCGACGTCGCGCGCATCCGCGCCGTGCTGGCACGCGAGCTCGAGACCATCAACGAGTACGAGGCCTACGCCGAGGACTCCTCCAATCCGGAGGTCCGCGCCTTCTTCCTCCACCTGGCGGCCGAGGAGAAGGAGCACGTCTCCGAGGCCACCCACATGCTCCGGATGCTCGACAAGGGCCAGGACACGCACTTCGCGAAGCCCTTCGTCCCGGGCCACTTCCAGGCCGCCGTGGCGGGCGCCCCCGCGGAGCCCGCCCTGCCGGTGGCCGCCGCTCCGCCCCCGCCCGTGGTGACCCAGGCGCCGCCCGCGGTGGGCCGCCTGACGACCGAGCCCCTGACGAACCTGCCGCCCCAGCGCCTCATCTACGGCGTCCCCGCGCCGCCGCCTTCCGCCAACAGCCACCCCCTCACCATCGGCAGCCTGCGCCGCGGTGGTGGCGGCGGCTCCGGTAGCGGTCGCTGA
- the encA gene encoding encapsulin nanocompartment shell protein EncA: MPDFLGHAENPLREEEWARLNETVIQVARRSLVGRRILDIYGPLGAGVQTVAYDEFQGVSPGAVDIVGEQETAMVFTDVRKFKTIPIIYKDFLLHWRDIEAARTHNMPLDVSAAAGAAALCAQQEDELIFYGDQRLGYEGLMTANGRLTATLGDWTAPGGGFQTIVEATRKLNEAGHFGPYAVVLSPRLYSQLHRIYEKTGVLEIQTISQLASDGVYQSNRLRGESGVVVSTGRENMDLAVAMDMVAAYLGASKMNHPFRVLESLLLRIKHPDAICTLEGAIPAAPPARR; encoded by the coding sequence ATGCCTGACTTCCTTGGACATGCCGAGAACCCGCTGCGCGAAGAGGAGTGGGCGCGCCTCAACGAGACGGTGATCCAGGTGGCGCGCCGGTCGCTGGTGGGCCGCCGCATCCTGGACATCTACGGGCCGCTGGGCGCGGGCGTGCAGACCGTGGCCTACGACGAGTTCCAGGGCGTGTCCCCGGGCGCGGTGGACATCGTCGGGGAGCAGGAGACCGCGATGGTCTTCACCGACGTGCGCAAGTTCAAGACCATCCCGATCATCTACAAGGACTTCCTGCTGCACTGGCGGGACATCGAGGCCGCGCGCACGCACAACATGCCGCTGGACGTGTCCGCCGCCGCCGGCGCCGCCGCGCTGTGCGCGCAGCAGGAAGACGAGCTCATCTTCTACGGCGACCAGCGCCTGGGCTACGAGGGCCTGATGACGGCCAACGGCCGGCTCACCGCCACGCTGGGGGACTGGACGGCGCCGGGCGGCGGCTTCCAGACCATCGTGGAGGCCACGCGCAAGCTCAACGAGGCCGGCCACTTCGGGCCCTACGCGGTGGTGCTGTCGCCGCGCCTCTACTCGCAGCTGCACCGCATCTACGAGAAGACGGGCGTGCTGGAGATCCAGACCATCAGCCAGCTCGCGTCCGACGGCGTCTACCAGTCCAACCGCCTGCGCGGCGAGTCGGGCGTGGTGGTGTCCACGGGCCGGGAGAACATGGACCTGGCGGTGGCCATGGACATGGTCGCGGCCTACCTGGGCGCCAGCAAGATGAACCACCCGTTCCGGGTGCTGGAGTCACTGCTGCTGCGCATCAAGCACCCGGACGCCATCTGCACGCTGGAAGGCGCCATCCCGGCCGCTCCCCCGGCGCGCCGTTAG